The proteins below come from a single Gemmatimonadota bacterium genomic window:
- a CDS encoding ABC transporter ATP-binding protein, with product MQLVIENLSKTYPNGVRALNGVSLTINTGMFGLLGPNGAGKSSLMRTIATLQLPDSGTIRFGEIDALLDPDALRRVLGYLPQEFGFYPNLSAEVTLDHFASMKGIVDRGQRKELVASLLNQTNLYDARKKHVGTFSGGMKQRLGIAVALAGSPKLLIVDEPTAGLDPTERHRFLNLLAEIGQDIVVILSTHIVEDVRELCNAMAIINKGEVVVAGDPRQIVDSLSGKLWRKFVSKAELPAVKASYHVISTTLLAGAPVVHVYAEQSPGDGFTPIEADLEDVYFHQLGLAGLTEAV from the coding sequence GTGCAGCTCGTCATTGAAAACCTGTCCAAAACCTACCCGAATGGCGTTCGGGCTCTAAATGGCGTTAGCCTCACGATCAACACCGGGATGTTCGGGCTCCTCGGCCCCAACGGAGCCGGCAAGTCGTCGCTGATGCGGACGATTGCGACGCTCCAGCTCCCAGACAGCGGCACCATTCGCTTTGGTGAGATCGACGCGCTACTCGATCCCGACGCCCTCCGCCGAGTGCTGGGCTATCTGCCACAGGAGTTCGGTTTCTATCCGAACCTGTCGGCCGAAGTCACGCTCGACCACTTCGCGAGCATGAAAGGGATCGTGGACCGTGGTCAGCGCAAAGAACTGGTCGCGAGCCTGCTCAACCAAACCAATCTCTACGATGCCCGAAAAAAGCACGTCGGTACTTTCTCTGGCGGCATGAAGCAGCGACTGGGCATTGCCGTCGCGCTCGCCGGAAGTCCGAAGCTCCTGATTGTGGACGAGCCGACCGCAGGTCTCGACCCGACAGAGCGCCATCGTTTTCTCAACTTGCTCGCTGAGATCGGTCAGGACATTGTGGTCATTCTCTCGACGCACATCGTTGAGGATGTCCGCGAGCTCTGTAACGCCATGGCAATCATTAATAAGGGAGAGGTTGTGGTCGCGGGCGATCCGCGGCAGATCGTCGACAGCCTCAGCGGCAAGCTCTGGCGGAAGTTTGTGTCCAAGGCAGAGCTCCCTGCAGTGAAGGCATCGTATCACGTGATCTCTACCACGTTGCTCGCCGGCGCGCCGGTGGTACATGTGTATGCGGAGCAGTCGCCGGGCGACGGCTTTACGCCGATCGAAGCGGATCTCGAAGACGTCTACTTCCACCAACTCGGCCTCGCCGGCTTGACTGAGGCCGTCTGA